The sequence below is a genomic window from Venturia canescens isolate UGA chromosome 9, ASM1945775v1, whole genome shotgun sequence.
AAAAATGCTTTAACGTCGTGCGTTGTTTCACAACTACCGTACGTGTTTGGACCACATGAAAAAAAGCCTAAACGCCAGAGTACCGTGTCGCCAAGAAAATCCTATTCTAATAAATCGTATATATTCGTATATactattaataataataaaataataataataataataattttaataataataataaaataatatagaTCGCTAACTAATCACTCTTTCTGAAAAACTTGTCAGTCGCAAGGATATTGGAGGAAACGGAGCTTGCGGAGCTCGTGCCTTCGGAGCTTCGTCTCGAGAGACTAACGATTCTGAGTGACTCGGCGAGACGTTCGTTGAATCGTTCGTTGGAATCGGAGCTCTCTTTATCGGGCTGATCACCGACGGTCGAATGGTTAAATTTGGAATTGAATTCCGGGGATTCGTTGACATCGTAATCCTGATCGGAGCAGCGTCCGCTTTGTTTTGAGGCGATGCTAGATTTACTACGAGTACTGTCGAGCGAGGACCTCGGGCCACTGGGCTCGAATTCCTCGAGAAATCTGAGGGAGTTTTTCGATTTGGAGCTGTCGTTGGAGTGTTCCGAATCGAGATTGCAAAGGTCAGCTTCAAGGTTTTCAAAGTCAATGCCTTCGCGGGAATTAGCGGCCAAAAATTTGGGCGTGTAGTCACGCTGCTCCAATTTTGGTATCGATATCGAATCTTCGAGAACACTGTACTCAACTTTGGCTTGTAAAACTTTGCCGTCCAACGCGTCTCGACTTCCCCATGCGCGTATCTTCTCAAAAACCCTTAAAGGGCTCTTGGAACTACGGGATTTGTGGCGCGTCGGTTTGCTTATGGAATTCTCCGGACTCGACTCTAAACCGTCCGCGTCGTTGATCTTAATAGTCacggaattttttcgttccgcGTTCAACGAACCCTTTCGCGAACCCGAaggcgaacgaaaaaaatctgcCAACGTGTTTAACCGGGATTCCGAACTGTCGCGACGCTTGCCCGAATCTTTCGATTTGCTACGATCCCGCTTTTTGTTTCTAACCCGTTTGGCTGTACCCACAAGGCTCGAAGCTACGCTGTGTACAAAATTCGCTGAACACGAGGACGTGTTCTCGTCGCTAGTATTCAATTCCGACGATGCCacctgttgctgctgttgctgccgatgatgatggtgatggtgataatgttgttgCAGTTGTTGGTGGTGgtgatgctgctgctgctgctgctgtttttGCGATTTCGACATTTGCAAAGTTTTCGATGCGTGCTCGAGATAAGACTCTGGTATGGATATCTTATAACCCCGGGATATAATACTCCCTTCCTCGTTTATATGAGTACTACGAAGATTATTACATCGAAATGCCGCAGCCTCTTTGAAATCGTACGTCTCATAAGTCTCACTAACATTTGTCTCTCTCGAATTACCAATTTGCGACATTATCGCCCTTGTTTCATCCTCGTTATTGTCAACTTCAACCTCATCATCCTCATCGTTATTTTCCAACTCGTAGCCCTCGAGCGCATCTTTCTTCTCCGCaactcctcctcctcctcctcctctcctCGTTATACTCGGGATACGAAGTATCTCGTAATCCGAACTTTCCCTCCCTGTCTGATCCTCTATCAGATTATTCGCCGAGGAGTACAACTTTCGCGATGTTCGGTGGTTACCTATTTCCTGCAGAAGAGGAGACCGCTGCGCGTTCGCCAACAACGCTGTACGTAACGGTGTCTTTTCAAGATCCGGCGCCGAACGCGACCAACGCTTCCCACCTGGCGATGACGGATTCACTGGTTGCGTGATTATCGCACCCCGTTCGCGCTGATGCAGCGTTGACGGACCCCACGTCTTACCCTTTACTCCGTCCGCCGGTACTAGACggcaacaaacaaaaaaacaaaaattctactCGCTACTCATTCTACCTACTCTTTCACTCTGCGCACACTGAAAAGCCTGCTTTCAATTCTTCCTTATCAGCAGCCTTTACTCTATTTTTCCGGAATTCTCATTAGATTTATAAATTAACTTTCGTTTCCTCGTTTTCTAAAATTAGTCAAACTTTCCATTtggtgtcttttttttctaaaaaaattgcCATTCACATCAGTTTCCTTAACAATTTTGGCAATTCGAAATAATTCAATACATTTCACATTTCCATGGAACAGAATTATTTCCAAAAAGATCTTAACGGACGTTCATGTTAAAAGgctcgaaataattgaaagtgTACGCGTACTTTTGGAAACGGGATCGGCGCGTTTTGGAACAGAATTTAATAAGATATTTTCTGTAAAAATTAGAAGAATTTCAGACCGTCAAATAGTTGAAAACTTATATCATTATCTCGTaataactttgaaaaatatggcATCCATGACAAAAGATGGGTCGAAGCAAATTTAAGCCACGACGACGTAGGATTAATATCTTTCTTGGAGAAatagaatataaaaataaaatcgtgttttgcgaaaggaaaaaataattcttacTGCCAATATCAGGTATGAAAGAttcgtaattttgaaattttagctTTCACAACAACAAATTCAAACGAAGAGGCTTTCAACGTGCGCAGCTCGGAAAATCGTACTTGAAAAAAGgactgttaaaaaaaaaaacgaagagtaAAAggattttagaaaaaaatcacacaaaacgataagtaaaaagaaaacaattctTCAGAGGAAAGAATCAACAAAAAATGGTGCAGCAAAGGTGCTCGTTGGCGAGCAGAAATAGTAGGCTTTGACAACAAGATTACTTGGTTTCTCACACACCATGCCGTTATTTAAATAGACAACAAatgctttttgtttttttcccactTTTGTTGATACgaaaattacaataaaaacaaaaaatgacaattggtaaaaataaaaaacgattctACGACTAAAGCACAAACTTTTGCATCGTCTTGTGTTCTTTTTTTAGAGTCCGTATCTATCGACTCCTGATTCGGTTTTCGATATTTACAGTACGAGTGTCGGATAGGgacaaatttgaataaatcgtTCAAACTTGATGGCTTACAGGCAATCGCTCGAAGTCGTGGGATACTCGGTGAACCTGGTGGACTGTTCGGCCTCGAAGGATTGCGCGGTTTCCCGCGATCCAGTGCCGTGTGCTGTACCGTTATTGTGTGACGAAAATCtttggaaaaacaaacaaattcattggtgaaaattttctttgaaaacATTGAATTGTATGGAGATTTTAATCGGAAATATCTTTTGTACAATTAACTATAAGTACAGATTCGTATTTGTCTAGAATATTTTCAGGGCCACTTTAATGAGCATTGGAAATAATTCGCAAAAGATAGTTGACggatgtttgaaaatttgagaatttcgaaaaaatcatattccagGTAACAAGAAAATAGTCAATAAAATGCGGCTCACCCGATGGAGCGCTAATGTTACTTCCAGGCTCTTTCTTGTTGAGCTTGAGTCTCGACTTCTTGAACTTTCCCCGCCTCTTATTGGGCGTAGGCGTATTCTGCTGTTGTATTATCATTACGGTGAGCTCTCGCTCCAACAGATCGATCTCACGGGCGGCCAATTCTTGTTCCCTCTGTCTTAGAATCTCCTCGTTTTGTCTCTGTTGCACTTGTGCCTTTGTTAATTCCTCTTCTCGACAGCGCAATTCCTGTGAAAACGTCCGAAAGCCCGTTTTAGAGAGTAGGCGAAAATTCTCCTTAATTAGACATTCGCACAGCTCGTCGAAGCTGGCGCCCTCATTTATATAATTTGAAATGTACAGGACTATCGTCGATTCTTACCTCCTCAAGAGAACGGCATGCCTTTGTAAAgcattttagaaaaaaacattatgaatATTACTAATTTGACTGTAGAACGACagaattgacaattttttaaaaatgttttccaatgACGAGTATCGCGAATAGAACACTGCGAGATTTTTTccgacagttttttttatttaccttTTCCTTCATGCGCAATCCATGAAGAACTTGCTCGATTTCTAATCTCCAATCGTCCTGCATCGTGTGAAAAGACTCGTGAGGCGTAGCTGCAAATGCGCTTCTCACCTCGTCCAGGGCGACGAGAATTTCAGCGAATCCCGGTCTCCCATGACTGTCGGACGACCAGCAAGCTGTGTTGGACGAATTTGACGTTATCCAAGTGTTTCATCGTTATTCGTTTCAAACaacaattcgttttttcataattttgatCACTTTTCCGTACCTTCCATGAGACATCTCCAGGGCTGGGGACACGTCGTGGGAATTGGCAGAGTGAGTTTGTTCACAGCAACTCCGTAAGCGACTGCAAGAGCATCGATGCCCTTGTAAGGCGTCTCACCGGTTAAAAGCTCCCAAAGGAGCACGCCGTagctaaaaaaatatttttaaaaatcattcaattatttaaaaaattacgaattaacgaaaataaatgtGCAATGGTTTGAACTCCCACGACATGCAAAATTGATTCGAAAAACTATTTCGTAACTGAGAACCAAGAAGTAATATAGATAAATTCCACGCT
It includes:
- the LOC122415661 gene encoding uncharacterized protein isoform X7; its protein translation is MPPAGLSAKGLSTLMDHGQPDARHRSERFLLYPENGSSHPQTPSTAASSPRYQNPARGNNYSASYAYLYGRTSSNNMSDSSVSDTHSGDTARTVSQQTSPSHATHSYSHSRQDSNSTIFTALFDYVAQGEDELSLQRGETVEVLSKDSKISGDEGWWTGKIRGKVGIFPANFVAEAESIDRVSSVIDKVQPIEIDFEELQLEEVIGVGGFGKVYRGFWQKHEVAVKAARQDPDEEPSVILENVRQEAKLFWLLKHENIVQLEGVCLKMPNMCLVMEYARGGSLNRVLSGRKIRPDVLVDWAIQIARGMDYLHNKAPISLIHRDLKSSNVLLSEPIENDDLQYKTLKITDFGLAREVYKTTRMSAAGTYAWMAPEVIKNSTFSKASDVWSYGVLLWELLTGETPYKGIDALAVAYGVAVNKLTLPIPTTCPQPWRCLMEACWSSDSHGRPGFAEILVALDEVRSAFAATPHESFHTMQDDWRLEIEQVLHGLRMKEKELRCREEELTKAQVQQRQNEEILRQREQELAAREIDLLERELTVMIIQQQNTPTPNKRRGKFKKSRLKLNKKEPGSNISAPSDFRHTITVQHTALDRGKPRNPSRPNSPPGSPSIPRLRAIALPADGVKGKTWGPSTLHQRERGAIITQPVNPSSPGGKRWSRSAPDLEKTPLRTALLANAQRSPLLQEIGNHRTSRKLYSSANNLIEDQTGRESSDYEILRIPSITRRGGGGGGVAEKKDALEGYELENNDEDDEVEVDNNEDETRAIMSQIGNSRETNVSETYETYDFKEAAAFRCNNLRSTHINEEGSIISRGYKISIPESYLEHASKTLQMSKSQKQQQQQQHHHHQQLQQHYHHHHHHRQQQQQQVASSELNTSDENTSSCSANFVHSVASSLVGTAKRVRNKKRDRSKSKDSGKRRDSSESRLNTLADFFRSPSGSRKGSLNAERKNSVTIKINDADGLESSPENSISKPTRHKSRSSKSPLRVFEKIRAWGSRDALDGKVLQAKVEYSVLEDSISIPKLEQRDYTPKFLAANSREGIDFENLEADLCNLDSEHSNDSSKSKNSLRFLEEFEPSGPRSSLDSTRSKSSIASKQSGRCSDQDYDVNESPEFNSKFNHSTVGDQPDKESSDSNERFNERLAESLRIVSLSRRSSEGTSSASSVSSNILATDKFFRKSD